A genomic region of Gimesia chilikensis contains the following coding sequences:
- a CDS encoding type II secretion system F family protein, whose product MEFLGVIFSLAFFVYFPIAGITSVMLARRVQDFGHQGVNQLIKICWKAFTLFMLALCVILLLLNIIAVVTNQVTILGTALVALPTILIYIFTIYLEWQCLQLLRSINQEDEYSLSEVMQNRLHIIRTGGWILLGLPLLIFIPVLIYIIPFFILMIAVFCCVLNILSLNKRSRETELLWLMTFCVEKNIPLAAEIDRYSQTKKGRYRDRLLRFSSRLHSGESLSEALAENSGLLPQSAIVALNIGEKTNNPGIALRDSAVRATKKLGNSSDKSNFANLILYLTIILSLQFIITGFIMYWIVPKFKKIFLDFGFELPSITQSLMTASDVIFSYFYLFFPIFSLPLVVLAILHFGNYFGWSNLNIPFITGWFPRLNTPQCLRQIAQTVVIERPPLLALDSIGNYHLWSDVRVQTQSAAQRVRQGNDFWESLREAKVLSSAEAGLCMTAEKVGNLPTVLRSLADTIEQRRFRRIRYFTEICKPVLVCTLAVLVGYFVIALFMPLVYLLFQIS is encoded by the coding sequence GTGGAATTTCTGGGCGTGATATTCAGTCTGGCTTTCTTTGTCTATTTCCCAATAGCAGGAATTACTTCGGTCATGCTTGCGCGGCGGGTGCAGGATTTTGGTCATCAGGGAGTCAATCAGCTGATCAAAATCTGCTGGAAAGCATTTACTCTGTTCATGCTGGCTCTATGTGTGATATTGCTCCTGCTTAATATTATTGCTGTGGTAACCAATCAAGTAACTATTCTTGGAACTGCCCTGGTCGCTCTGCCAACAATCTTGATTTATATCTTCACAATCTATCTGGAATGGCAGTGCTTACAGTTACTGCGTTCTATCAACCAGGAAGATGAGTACAGTCTCTCAGAAGTTATGCAAAATCGCTTGCATATTATCCGGACGGGAGGTTGGATTTTGCTGGGTTTACCTCTACTGATTTTCATTCCAGTATTAATTTACATTATTCCTTTTTTTATCCTGATGATTGCTGTCTTCTGCTGTGTGTTAAATATCCTGTCATTAAACAAACGATCTCGGGAAACAGAACTGCTCTGGTTGATGACGTTTTGCGTTGAGAAGAATATTCCCCTGGCGGCAGAAATCGATCGTTATTCTCAAACGAAGAAAGGAAGATACCGGGACCGATTGTTAAGGTTCAGCAGCAGATTGCATTCCGGTGAATCCCTTTCCGAGGCACTGGCAGAAAATTCAGGTTTGCTACCCCAGTCAGCAATTGTGGCATTAAATATCGGTGAGAAGACTAACAATCCGGGGATTGCTTTACGGGATTCGGCGGTCAGAGCGACAAAAAAACTAGGTAACAGTTCTGATAAATCGAATTTTGCAAATCTGATTCTATACCTCACAATCATTCTTTCGCTGCAGTTTATTATCACTGGGTTTATCATGTACTGGATTGTTCCGAAGTTCAAAAAGATCTTCCTGGATTTCGGTTTTGAATTACCATCAATTACACAGTCACTCATGACTGCCAGCGATGTGATCTTCTCATACTTCTATCTGTTCTTTCCAATATTCTCATTGCCACTGGTAGTACTGGCAATTTTACATTTTGGTAATTACTTCGGTTGGTCGAACCTCAATATTCCATTTATTACGGGCTGGTTTCCCCGTCTGAATACACCCCAATGTTTACGGCAAATTGCGCAAACCGTGGTGATCGAGAGGCCTCCTCTTCTCGCCCTGGATTCTATTGGAAATTATCACCTCTGGTCTGATGTAAGAGTGCAGACGCAGTCAGCAGCGCAACGAGTTCGTCAGGGTAATGATTTCTGGGAATCTTTACGTGAGGCGAAAGTTCTCTCCAGTGCAGAGGCAGGTCTTTGTATGACTGCTGAAAAAGTGGGTAATCTTCCCACAGTATTGCGTTCCCTGGCTGATACGATTGAGCAGCGCAGATTTCGCAGAATCAGATACTTCACAGAAATCTGTAAACCCGT
- a CDS encoding type II secretion system F family protein, whose protein sequence is MKQYSYLCINSDGQEVSGFVNARSDESARIKLMEQGLKIVRVDLIESNQTPDLEFSDGNAVDITEFEGESLEDYGKAVWDVSTDYLDSIRNKKQPQIEGLPLSASLRTLAEESPSISLARTFQRMALDLEQGRSQEDTFQRHLQSVPQNLATLIHVSAGTEKLESVIEDYIASERQRRQARHKLLTSFFYSIVLIFGSLILFYFLMTIIVGNFKSLFEDFGTELPGLTVLMISVADLLTKHGIKIAFIVIGGMSLIWFSFDFLKKRALRRRLLNQIPVFGSILSNTSISQFCRMLAGLIDARMKLPEALMLAAQMTRDPNLIAGCEVLIKRTNAGFSLMESAQSSPHFTKSFIHIFRWQDHPQVFVESLRASSNIYQTKADLKTGTLIFILQPVLISGMLLLLGIPIVAIYLPMIKLLNDLS, encoded by the coding sequence ATGAAACAATATTCCTATCTCTGTATTAATTCTGATGGTCAGGAAGTCAGCGGCTTTGTGAATGCACGCAGCGATGAGTCTGCCCGTATCAAGCTGATGGAGCAGGGACTGAAAATTGTTCGAGTTGATTTGATAGAGTCAAATCAGACTCCAGATTTAGAATTCAGCGATGGCAATGCTGTTGATATTACTGAATTTGAGGGAGAGTCATTAGAGGACTACGGTAAAGCTGTTTGGGATGTTAGCACTGATTATCTGGACTCGATCCGAAACAAAAAACAGCCTCAAATAGAAGGATTACCATTGTCAGCCAGTTTGCGAACACTGGCGGAAGAATCGCCATCAATCAGCCTGGCACGAACTTTTCAGAGGATGGCATTAGACCTGGAGCAGGGAAGATCTCAAGAGGATACCTTCCAACGGCATTTGCAATCGGTACCACAAAACCTGGCTACTCTGATTCATGTCTCCGCAGGTACAGAAAAACTGGAGTCTGTGATTGAAGATTATATTGCCAGCGAGAGACAGCGTAGACAGGCAAGACATAAATTGCTGACATCTTTTTTCTATTCAATCGTATTAATTTTTGGTTCTTTGATTTTGTTCTACTTTCTGATGACGATCATCGTTGGAAATTTTAAATCACTTTTTGAAGACTTCGGCACTGAGCTTCCCGGGCTGACAGTTCTGATGATCAGCGTCGCTGATCTGTTAACCAAGCATGGAATTAAGATCGCGTTCATTGTTATTGGGGGGATGTCACTCATCTGGTTCAGTTTTGATTTTCTAAAGAAGCGTGCCTTGAGACGCCGGCTACTGAATCAGATACCCGTGTTTGGTTCTATTTTGAGTAATACTTCGATCTCTCAATTCTGCCGCATGCTGGCTGGCCTGATTGATGCCAGGATGAAATTACCCGAAGCACTTATGTTGGCGGCTCAGATGACGCGTGATCCGAACCTGATCGCAGGGTGTGAAGTTCTGATTAAACGAACCAATGCGGGGTTCAGCCTGATGGAATCCGCTCAAAGTTCTCCACATTTTACGAAAAGTTTTATTCATATATTTCGCTGGCAGGACCACCCACAGGTCTTCGTTGAGTCATTACGTGCCAGCAGTAACATCTATCAGACCAAAGCAGATTTGAAAACAGGCACACTGATATTCATCCTGCAGCCTGTGCTGATATCTGGAATGCTGCTTTTATTGGGCATTCCAATCGTGGCAATCTATTTACCAATGATCAAATTATTAAATGATCTCTCATAG
- a CDS encoding type II secretion system F family protein: protein MITSGGLRWQVGPFQLKMDTRTHVVVVAGEITTFMMNSNQPKSQRVSTESLADLNDELAAMVHTGIPLDEGLRNAAKYLKADSQDFIRHLLQKIEEGASLDEAVQSEAIQLPSTYVALIKSGIRMGRLPEALTSFASFARARMDLRRELGAALIYPAIILIIAFMLSLFVCFVIFPELVNANELFQLKNTLVMNMLKSLFGFYQNWFILIPAIFLALLFSWKFSRHSFMLSREVNQSGLKSLATNIAYGWVPGYRRLVLDMNYSTFAEMAGVLLSYHIPLSDSLVLAAECTGNSKMVNQFRAVAEKLEQGEGIEGSIQSAAELPGYIQSMLMNPAHQNRLPDIMSEIARVYQTRVLNRIEWIKNIVPVGLVVLVAGGITVCYALLVFLPFVEILKMLGSPSV from the coding sequence TTGATCACATCTGGCGGTCTGCGCTGGCAGGTCGGGCCATTTCAGCTTAAAATGGACACAAGAACACATGTTGTCGTAGTGGCCGGTGAGATAACAACATTCATGATGAATTCGAATCAACCCAAATCCCAGAGAGTTTCAACTGAAAGTCTGGCTGATCTCAATGATGAGTTGGCTGCGATGGTCCACACTGGAATTCCGTTAGATGAAGGGCTCAGAAATGCCGCAAAATATTTGAAAGCGGATTCGCAGGACTTCATCAGGCATCTACTGCAAAAAATCGAGGAAGGAGCTTCTCTGGATGAGGCTGTCCAGTCCGAAGCGATCCAGTTACCGTCTACCTACGTCGCGCTGATCAAATCAGGAATCAGAATGGGGCGTTTGCCGGAAGCACTGACATCCTTTGCTTCTTTTGCTCGGGCCAGGATGGATTTGCGACGCGAACTGGGAGCAGCATTGATCTATCCAGCGATAATTCTGATTATCGCTTTTATGCTTTCGCTCTTTGTCTGCTTCGTTATTTTTCCAGAACTGGTCAACGCGAATGAACTATTTCAGCTCAAAAATACTTTAGTGATGAACATGCTCAAGAGCCTGTTCGGATTTTACCAGAACTGGTTCATACTGATTCCTGCGATATTTCTGGCCTTGCTTTTCAGCTGGAAATTCAGTCGGCATTCATTCATGTTGTCTCGAGAAGTTAATCAGTCTGGTTTGAAATCTCTGGCAACCAACATCGCATATGGGTGGGTCCCCGGCTATCGCAGGTTGGTGCTCGATATGAACTATTCCACTTTTGCGGAAATGGCCGGTGTTTTGCTTTCATATCATATTCCTTTATCTGATTCACTCGTACTCGCAGCAGAGTGTACGGGCAATTCGAAAATGGTCAATCAGTTCCGTGCAGTGGCGGAAAAACTTGAACAGGGGGAGGGAATTGAAGGCAGTATTCAGTCTGCAGCAGAATTACCTGGATATATTCAATCCATGTTGATGAATCCCGCACATCAAAATCGCCTGCCGGACATCATGTCCGAAATTGCCCGTGTTTATCAGACGCGCGTATTAAACCGTATTGAATGGATCAAAAACATCGTACCTGTGGGATTAGTCGTATTAGTCGCAGGTGGTATTACAGTCTGTTATGCACTGCTCGTTTTTTTACCCTTCGTCGAGATTTTGAAAATGCTGGGAAGCCCTTCGGTCTAA
- the asnS gene encoding asparagine--tRNA ligase has translation MIRTKIKAALHTSQPGETIKVSGWVRTRRDSKSGFSFVELNDGSCMSNLQIVIDQSVPDYETLIKDVTTGSSISVTGKVNESPGKNQRIELHAESFTLYGTADAESYPLQKKRHSFEFLREIAHLRPRTNTFGAITRVRNEAAYAIHRFFQSRGFVYIQTPIITTSDCEGAGEMFQVTTLNLERLAQVQTEIDFSQDFFGKPASLTVSGQLEAEIFATSLGECYTFGPTFRAENSNTSRHLAEFWMIEPEMPFYDLEDNMALAESFVRTVIGDVLQNCPEDMEFFNQRIDQTTLEKLHNITENEFIRLSYTEAIEILKSCGKQFDFPIDWGSDMQSEHERYLTEEHFKQPVIVYNYPRTIKPFYMRCNDDGKTVCAMDVLVPGVGEIIGGSQREERYDVLIDRMREGDLNPEDYWWYTDLRKYGTVPHSGFGLGFERLIQLLTSMTNIRDCIPFPRTPKNAEF, from the coding sequence ATGATTCGTACCAAAATTAAAGCAGCACTGCATACCTCCCAGCCCGGCGAAACAATCAAGGTATCCGGGTGGGTCCGCACACGCCGTGATTCGAAGAGTGGCTTTTCTTTTGTCGAGCTCAACGATGGTAGTTGCATGTCTAATTTACAAATCGTCATCGATCAAAGCGTTCCAGACTATGAAACGTTGATCAAAGATGTCACTACCGGTTCCAGTATCTCAGTCACTGGAAAAGTGAATGAATCACCGGGTAAGAATCAGCGAATAGAGCTGCATGCTGAATCGTTTACTCTGTATGGAACTGCAGACGCTGAAAGTTACCCTCTCCAGAAGAAACGACACAGCTTCGAGTTTCTCAGAGAAATTGCCCACCTGCGCCCCCGCACCAATACTTTTGGTGCCATTACCCGCGTCCGCAATGAAGCCGCGTATGCAATTCATCGCTTCTTTCAGTCCAGGGGGTTTGTCTATATTCAGACTCCAATTATTACCACCAGTGACTGCGAGGGAGCAGGCGAAATGTTTCAGGTCACGACACTCAACCTGGAACGTCTGGCGCAAGTTCAGACAGAAATCGACTTTTCTCAGGACTTTTTCGGTAAACCTGCATCTCTGACAGTTAGCGGTCAACTGGAAGCAGAGATTTTTGCCACCTCGCTCGGTGAGTGTTATACCTTCGGCCCAACATTCCGAGCAGAGAATTCAAATACATCCCGTCATCTGGCTGAATTCTGGATGATTGAGCCTGAAATGCCCTTCTATGATCTTGAAGACAACATGGCACTCGCAGAAAGTTTTGTCAGAACTGTCATTGGCGATGTTCTGCAAAACTGTCCTGAAGACATGGAGTTTTTCAACCAGCGTATCGATCAGACCACATTAGAAAAACTGCACAACATTACCGAAAACGAATTCATTCGGCTCTCTTATACCGAGGCCATCGAAATTCTGAAATCCTGTGGAAAGCAGTTTGACTTCCCCATCGACTGGGGCAGTGATATGCAGTCCGAACATGAACGATACTTAACTGAGGAACACTTTAAACAACCCGTCATCGTTTACAATTACCCCCGAACGATCAAACCCTTCTACATGCGTTGCAATGACGATGGTAAAACCGTCTGTGCTATGGACGTACTTGTTCCAGGTGTTGGTGAGATAATCGGAGGAAGTCAGCGCGAAGAACGCTACGATGTTCTCATTGATCGTATGCGGGAAGGCGATCTAAACCCCGAAGACTACTGGTGGTACACCGACTTACGGAAGTACGGTACAGTCCCTCATTCAGGCTTCGGACTCGGGTTTGAGCGTTTGATTCAGCTACTGACCTCTATGACTAATATCCGTGACTGTATCCCCTTCCCTAGAACTCCTAAAAACGCGGAATTCTGA
- a CDS encoding alpha/beta hydrolase family protein, with amino-acid sequence MKILFATLVLFSLVMPAQSVAQAEEEVKIIPDVVYGHKFGMALTFDVFQPEKPNGAGVLFMVSGGWYSRWTEPQNMLSWFEPLLDSGFTVFCVRHGSSPKFKIPEVVEDVRRSVRFIRLHAKEYGVDPNRLGVWGGSAGGHLSLILGTTSDQGEPDAKDKVLQQSDRVAAVAAYYPPTDLREFVEETSPYYQRFPALQFDKELADDFSPLLQVTPDDSPTLLIHGDQDKLVPISHSENIMQQFKEKNVPAELLVIEKAAHGFKGDDQTRASQAVVEWFQKHLGLQAK; translated from the coding sequence ATGAAAATCTTATTCGCTACCTTAGTACTCTTTTCACTAGTTATGCCTGCGCAGTCAGTTGCTCAGGCGGAAGAAGAAGTCAAAATCATTCCGGACGTCGTTTATGGGCATAAATTTGGAATGGCACTGACATTCGATGTGTTCCAACCCGAGAAGCCGAACGGCGCTGGCGTACTTTTCATGGTTAGTGGCGGATGGTATTCGCGCTGGACGGAGCCTCAAAATATGTTGTCGTGGTTTGAGCCATTATTAGATAGCGGTTTTACAGTATTTTGTGTCAGGCATGGCAGCAGCCCTAAATTCAAAATCCCGGAAGTGGTCGAGGATGTGAGAAGAAGTGTGCGGTTCATTCGTCTGCATGCGAAAGAATACGGTGTGGATCCCAACCGACTGGGGGTTTGGGGTGGAAGTGCCGGAGGGCATTTATCGCTGATCCTGGGGACGACATCGGATCAGGGAGAACCGGACGCAAAAGATAAGGTGTTACAACAGAGTGATCGTGTGGCTGCAGTTGCTGCCTATTATCCTCCTACTGACTTGCGTGAGTTCGTTGAAGAAACGTCTCCCTATTACCAACGGTTTCCTGCACTACAGTTTGACAAGGAACTCGCTGATGATTTCTCCCCACTACTGCAAGTCACTCCCGATGATTCGCCGACCCTGTTGATTCATGGTGACCAGGACAAACTGGTTCCCATCAGCCATAGTGAAAACATCATGCAGCAGTTTAAGGAGAAAAACGTCCCGGCTGAGTTACTTGTTATTGAAAAGGCGGCTCATGGTTTTAAAGGGGATGACCAGACGCGCGCCAGCCAGGCTGTCGTCGAGTGGTTCCAAAAACATCTAGGCTTGCAGGCTAAATGA
- a CDS encoding phage portal protein, with protein MDSGYGLSRSLYAGETGASIPLSNDHALCQILKHPNPTQSGAAFRYERVLQLQLTGTSIVWNVPNQFGKTVQRYVIPTAIASPVAPSTDLPEGGYRIQTPSSRYDLDSYSSYSSSHGILQQVLGKVIPLSQLQITRWPHPLCQDDGQSPVSAGARWIDSANQIDAARWAQMNNGADPSIVVTCGKDMRPTREELEAAAAMFDQKYGGTENTGKAIFTTGEQVVSLTATPREMDYNASFVEFRDAILALHGVPGIAAGISDGGSYAAFYANLKQFISLTVQPILDLLAEDDTEHLAPQFGRHLTIEIEATQIDDPDLLEKRLATDIRAQIIKVDELRAIRGLPPLGPENGGDQIVNADRKQPAHSESQTEDYTTAPSLPPGKSLMDALHLRADSASMNGAN; from the coding sequence ATGGACTCTGGATACGGACTTTCCCGAAGCCTGTATGCCGGTGAAACTGGTGCGTCCATTCCTCTGTCAAACGATCATGCGCTTTGCCAGATTCTCAAGCACCCTAATCCCACTCAGTCAGGTGCAGCCTTCCGCTATGAGCGTGTCTTACAACTCCAACTGACTGGAACAAGTATCGTCTGGAATGTGCCCAATCAGTTTGGGAAGACTGTCCAGCGCTATGTAATTCCCACCGCAATCGCATCGCCAGTTGCCCCCTCAACAGACCTTCCTGAAGGTGGATATAGAATACAGACCCCTTCGTCGCGCTATGATCTCGATTCCTATTCAAGTTACTCAAGTTCACACGGCATCCTGCAACAGGTATTGGGAAAAGTCATCCCCCTCTCACAGCTGCAGATCACGCGGTGGCCTCATCCGCTTTGCCAGGACGACGGACAGTCTCCTGTCAGTGCGGGTGCCCGCTGGATCGACTCAGCCAATCAGATCGATGCAGCTCGTTGGGCTCAGATGAATAATGGAGCCGACCCATCAATTGTCGTCACCTGCGGAAAAGATATGCGCCCAACCAGAGAAGAACTTGAAGCCGCAGCTGCGATGTTTGATCAAAAATATGGGGGTACTGAAAATACAGGTAAGGCGATCTTTACAACCGGTGAGCAAGTCGTCTCACTCACGGCCACTCCCCGGGAGATGGACTACAACGCCTCATTCGTCGAATTTAGAGATGCGATTCTGGCTTTGCATGGAGTCCCAGGAATTGCTGCAGGAATCTCAGACGGTGGAAGCTATGCCGCTTTTTACGCCAATTTAAAGCAGTTCATTTCTCTGACTGTTCAACCCATTCTGGATTTACTGGCAGAAGATGATACCGAGCACCTTGCCCCTCAGTTCGGGAGGCACCTGACCATTGAAATCGAAGCGACCCAAATTGATGATCCAGATCTGCTCGAAAAACGTCTGGCGACAGATATTCGAGCCCAGATTATCAAAGTAGACGAATTGCGGGCGATCCGTGGACTACCACCTCTTGGTCCAGAAAATGGAGGGGACCAAATTGTCAACGCCGACCGAAAGCAACCTGCTCATTCTGAATCACAAACAGAAGATTATACTACGGCCCCCAGTCTACCACCGGGAAAAAGCCTGATGGATGCATTACACCTGCGTGCCGATTCCGCATCGATGAATGGAGCAAATTAA
- a CDS encoding sodium:solute symporter family transporter: MGLHPVDWMIIAVYAILTIFLGWYFSRGQEDTSEYFVGSGQMNPFLIGVSLFATLLSTITYLSTPGEILGKGPVYLVKDLAMPFIFIIVGYVMLPVYMKSRVTSAYELLEEKLGLGIRMLGAVMFLGLRLIWMSLLVYLTAKAITTMLNVGEEWIPYIVLGTGLVAIIYTSLGGLRAVVITDLIQTILLFGGALLVIATITYHLGGFSWFPTQWDSNWDTQPFFSTDPATRVTYVGTFLSILIWYVATMCGDQVSVQRFMSTRDAVAARRSLAIQLTVSVVVSLTLAMVGFALLGYFNAFPSEIPAGMELKKDADKFFPHYIANHLPVGISGCVVSAMFAAAMSSIDSGVNSITAVVMTDFLDRFGFKPKTERGHVLSARLLALGIGVIVVLSSSLMGSIPGNITAVTNKTANLLTTPIFCLFFFALFIPFSRPAGVLVGAVLGTTTAVLIAFSGPIFIENYTSDMPDPISFQWIAPAAVSVNIASGCLVSYLIASAQQKKAGAQRDLTSD, encoded by the coding sequence ATGGGCCTGCATCCTGTCGACTGGATGATCATAGCCGTTTACGCAATTCTCACGATATTTCTGGGCTGGTACTTCAGTCGAGGGCAGGAAGATACTTCAGAATATTTTGTGGGCAGCGGTCAGATGAATCCGTTTCTGATCGGTGTTTCACTCTTTGCCACACTCCTTAGTACAATCACTTATCTCTCTACTCCAGGAGAAATTCTGGGAAAAGGGCCCGTCTATCTGGTCAAAGACCTGGCAATGCCTTTCATTTTCATCATTGTCGGTTACGTGATGTTGCCGGTATATATGAAAAGTCGGGTTACCAGTGCATATGAACTTCTGGAGGAAAAACTGGGGCTCGGCATTCGTATGCTGGGAGCGGTCATGTTCCTGGGCTTGCGATTAATCTGGATGTCGTTGCTGGTCTATTTGACAGCAAAAGCGATCACGACCATGTTGAATGTCGGAGAGGAGTGGATTCCCTATATTGTTCTGGGTACAGGGTTGGTGGCCATTATTTATACTTCCCTGGGGGGCTTACGTGCTGTGGTCATCACCGATTTGATCCAGACGATTCTATTGTTTGGTGGTGCTTTACTGGTGATTGCCACCATTACTTACCACTTGGGGGGCTTCAGCTGGTTTCCTACGCAGTGGGACTCTAACTGGGATACACAGCCATTTTTCAGTACTGACCCGGCGACACGCGTGACTTATGTCGGCACATTTTTGTCAATTCTGATCTGGTATGTCGCTACCATGTGTGGAGACCAGGTTTCCGTGCAGCGATTCATGTCGACCCGGGATGCAGTAGCAGCACGACGATCTCTGGCTATCCAACTGACCGTTTCAGTGGTTGTGTCATTGACTCTGGCGATGGTTGGTTTTGCGTTGCTGGGGTATTTCAATGCGTTTCCAAGTGAAATTCCTGCCGGTATGGAGCTCAAAAAAGACGCGGATAAATTTTTCCCGCATTACATTGCAAATCATCTTCCAGTTGGAATCTCAGGGTGTGTTGTTTCAGCGATGTTTGCAGCAGCCATGTCCAGCATTGATTCCGGCGTGAACTCTATCACAGCAGTCGTAATGACAGACTTTTTGGATCGATTTGGTTTCAAGCCTAAAACAGAACGGGGACATGTTTTATCAGCACGTCTGCTGGCCCTGGGAATTGGAGTCATCGTGGTTCTGTCCAGTTCATTGATGGGAAGTATTCCAGGAAACATCACTGCTGTGACGAATAAAACTGCGAACTTATTGACCACCCCTATTTTCTGTCTCTTCTTTTTCGCTCTTTTCATCCCTTTTTCCAGGCCCGCTGGCGTACTGGTCGGGGCAGTATTGGGAACGACGACTGCCGTGTTGATTGCTTTTTCGGGACCTATTTTTATCGAGAATTACACCTCTGATATGCCTGATCCGATCAGTTTTCAATGGATTGCACCGGCCGCGGTTTCGGTAAATATCGCCAGCGGTTGCCTGGTCAGTTATCTAATCGCCAGTGCGCAACAAAAGAAGGCGGGTGCGCAACGAGATCTGACTTCCGATTAA
- a CDS encoding aminotransferase-like domain-containing protein, with translation MQQGVENPGVLSLAAGLVDQGSLPIEATRQALDSLFTNPQKGLEALQYGTTAGSVALRTLLLSHLSNLEQKPADELGITVDNIIATTGSQQYLSLIGEILLDPDDICLVAAPTYFVFLGVLQGLGARIVSVETDEFGMRMDSLESTLDMLESQGDLAKVKMIYVVSDYENPSGLSLSIDRRQQIVEIARKWSKSQRIFILEDLAYRELCYDGPVSPSIRSFDPSGDHVILTQTFSKSFSPGLRVGFGVAPLEVCAAIRDKKGNDDFGSTNLSQHILTRVMSDHLYYDHVAALRNVYREKRDCMLEAADEYFSDIPGVHWVHPNGGLYVWMTLPESIETGFQSPLFERAVHAEKVMYVPGELFYADDQGLPLEEQLAPQKNHMRLTFGVQNPEGIREGMQRLSNAVKSLS, from the coding sequence ATGCAGCAGGGTGTAGAAAATCCGGGGGTTCTGTCACTGGCAGCAGGCCTGGTCGACCAGGGTAGCCTCCCGATAGAAGCCACCAGGCAGGCTCTGGATAGCCTGTTCACCAACCCCCAAAAGGGACTGGAAGCATTACAGTATGGAACGACAGCTGGATCAGTCGCTTTAAGAACATTGCTGCTGTCTCATTTATCTAATCTGGAACAAAAACCAGCTGACGAGTTGGGAATCACTGTGGATAATATCATTGCCACCACAGGCTCACAGCAGTATCTGTCTCTGATCGGTGAGATATTGCTCGATCCCGATGACATCTGCCTGGTTGCAGCTCCGACCTATTTTGTCTTTCTGGGTGTACTCCAGGGACTGGGAGCGCGCATCGTCTCTGTCGAAACAGATGAATTCGGTATGCGAATGGACTCACTCGAATCAACGCTCGATATGTTGGAGTCCCAGGGGGATCTAGCAAAAGTCAAGATGATCTACGTAGTAAGCGACTATGAAAATCCTTCCGGTCTCTCCCTTTCGATTGATCGCCGACAACAGATCGTCGAAATCGCACGCAAGTGGTCAAAGTCGCAACGTATCTTCATCCTGGAAGACCTCGCCTATCGTGAACTCTGTTATGACGGTCCTGTGTCACCAAGTATAAGAAGCTTCGATCCTTCTGGAGATCATGTAATTCTAACGCAAACATTTTCCAAAAGTTTTTCCCCCGGCTTGAGAGTGGGATTTGGGGTTGCCCCGCTTGAAGTCTGCGCTGCCATACGCGACAAGAAAGGAAATGATGACTTTGGATCTACGAATCTGAGTCAGCATATTTTAACTCGTGTAATGAGCGATCATTTATACTACGACCATGTTGCAGCCCTCAGAAACGTGTATCGCGAAAAACGAGACTGCATGCTGGAAGCCGCTGATGAATATTTTTCAGATATTCCTGGCGTCCATTGGGTACATCCAAATGGAGGACTCTACGTCTGGATGACCCTGCCCGAGTCAATTGAAACCGGCTTCCAAAGTCCACTCTTCGAACGCGCTGTACATGCAGAGAAAGTAATGTATGTTCCCGGCGAATTATTTTATGCTGATGACCAAGGTCTCCCGCTCGAAGAACAGCTGGCTCCACAAAAAAATCACATGCGGTTAACGTTTGGTGTTCAAAACCCGGAAGGTATTCGGGAAGGCATGCAGCGGCTGTCCAACGCCGTTAAGTCTCTTTCCTGA